Proteins from a genomic interval of Streptomyces sp. NBC_00820:
- the eda gene encoding bifunctional 4-hydroxy-2-oxoglutarate aldolase/2-dehydro-3-deoxy-phosphogluconate aldolase: MTSPLPPSSAASVLDLAPVVPVVVVSDAADAAPLARALVAGGLPAIEVTLRTPAALDAIRAVAEEVPDAVVGAGTVITPEQVRACVAAGARFLVSPGWTDALLAAMRGSGVPFLPGVSTTSEVVALLERGVREMKFFPAQAAGGTAYLKSLAGPLPQARFCPTGGIGPANAPEYLSLPNVGCVGGSWMVPADAVAARDWSRIEELARSAAGLRDAGGTSR; this comes from the coding sequence ATGACCTCGCCGCTGCCCCCCTCCTCGGCTGCCTCCGTGCTGGATCTCGCGCCCGTCGTGCCCGTGGTCGTCGTGTCCGACGCCGCCGACGCGGCACCGCTGGCGCGGGCGCTGGTGGCGGGCGGGCTGCCCGCGATCGAGGTGACCCTCAGGACCCCGGCCGCACTGGACGCGATCCGGGCCGTCGCCGAGGAGGTACCGGACGCCGTGGTCGGGGCGGGCACGGTCATCACGCCGGAGCAGGTACGGGCGTGCGTGGCGGCGGGCGCGCGGTTCCTGGTGAGCCCCGGGTGGACGGACGCGCTGCTGGCCGCGATGCGCGGGTCGGGGGTGCCGTTCCTGCCGGGGGTGTCGACCACTTCGGAGGTGGTGGCGCTGCTGGAGCGCGGGGTGCGCGAGATGAAGTTCTTCCCGGCGCAGGCGGCGGGAGGCACCGCGTACCTGAAGTCCCTCGCTGGCCCGCTGCCGCAGGCCCGCTTCTGCCCGACGGGCGGCATCGGGCCCGCGAACGCGCCCGAGTACCTGTCCCTGCCCAACGTCGGCTGCGTGGGCGGGAGCTGGATGGTCCCGGCCGACGCGGTGGCCGCCCGGGACTGGTCCCGGATCGAGGAGCTGGCGCGGTCGGCCGCCGGGCTCAGGGACGCAGGTGGGACGTCTCGTTGA
- a CDS encoding bifunctional RNase H/acid phosphatase translates to MREFIVEADGGSRGNPGPAGYGAVVSDAATGETLAEAAEFIGVATNNVAEYRGLLAGLRAAHALDPAAPVHVRMDSKLVVEQMSGRWKIKHPAMKPLAAEAGRVYPPGHVTYEWIPRERNKHADRLANEAMDAGTKGEQWSASRSRAALDTPPAVPEPSGPPGDAAAGAAKAREALAQGRTTESARPAVAAASRGGEVDADAAHPAGDADTAAAACSAGEVDAGAAHAPAAASAEAPARAADLRAARTVATPDASATSGTAGASTTADTSRASAPSAPGWSAAPDMGAPATFVLLRHGETPLTPQKRFSGSGGTDPSISDIGREQARRVAEALARRGTIQEIVASPLARTRETAGIVAARLGLDVAIEEGLRETDFGAWEGLTFGEVRERHPDDLTAWLTDPEVRPTGGGESFAETAERLEATRRKLVSAYAGRTVLLVTHVTPIKTLLRLALGAPPESLFRMELSAASLSAVAYYADGNASVRLFNETSHLRP, encoded by the coding sequence GTGCGGGAGTTCATCGTCGAGGCCGATGGCGGGTCACGGGGTAACCCGGGGCCCGCGGGGTACGGCGCCGTGGTGAGCGACGCGGCGACGGGGGAGACCCTGGCGGAGGCGGCCGAGTTCATCGGCGTCGCCACCAACAACGTCGCCGAGTACCGGGGCCTGCTCGCGGGCCTGCGTGCCGCGCACGCCCTGGACCCCGCCGCGCCGGTCCACGTCCGCATGGACTCCAAGCTCGTCGTCGAGCAGATGTCGGGCCGCTGGAAGATCAAGCACCCCGCCATGAAGCCGCTGGCCGCCGAGGCCGGCCGGGTCTACCCTCCGGGCCACGTCACCTACGAGTGGATCCCCCGCGAGCGCAACAAGCACGCCGACCGCCTCGCCAACGAGGCGATGGACGCGGGCACCAAGGGCGAACAGTGGTCCGCGTCCCGGTCCCGGGCCGCCCTGGACACCCCGCCCGCCGTCCCGGAGCCCTCGGGTCCGCCCGGGGACGCGGCGGCGGGCGCGGCGAAGGCACGGGAGGCTCTGGCGCAGGGCCGGACCACCGAATCCGCGCGGCCCGCGGTCGCCGCCGCGTCCCGGGGCGGTGAGGTGGACGCCGACGCGGCTCACCCGGCCGGGGACGCGGACACCGCCGCCGCCGCGTGCTCGGCGGGCGAGGTGGACGCCGGCGCGGCGCACGCGCCCGCTGCGGCGTCCGCTGAGGCGCCCGCTCGCGCCGCCGACCTCCGCGCGGCCCGCACGGTCGCCACCCCCGACGCCTCCGCAACCTCTGGCACCGCCGGCGCCTCCACCACCGCCGACACCTCGCGCGCCTCCGCTCCCTCCGCCCCGGGCTGGAGTGCGGCTCCTGACATGGGTGCCCCGGCCACGTTCGTCCTCCTCCGCCACGGCGAGACCCCCCTCACCCCGCAGAAGCGGTTCTCCGGCAGCGGCGGAACCGATCCTTCGATCTCGGACATCGGCCGTGAGCAGGCCCGGCGGGTCGCCGAGGCGCTGGCCCGGCGCGGCACGATCCAGGAGATCGTCGCCTCCCCGCTGGCCCGCACCCGCGAGACCGCCGGGATCGTCGCCGCCCGTCTCGGGCTGGACGTGGCGATCGAGGAGGGGCTGCGGGAGACGGACTTCGGCGCCTGGGAGGGCCTCACCTTCGGCGAGGTCCGCGAGCGCCATCCGGACGACCTGACCGCCTGGCTCACCGACCCGGAGGTCCGCCCCACCGGCGGCGGCGAGAGCTTCGCGGAGACGGCCGAGCGGCTCGAGGCCACCCGGCGGAAGCTGGTCTCGGCCTACGCGGGCCGTACGGTCCTGCTGGTCACGCACGTCACCCCGATCAAGACCCTGCTGCGCCTCGCCCTCGGTGCCCCGCCCGAGTCGTTGTTCCGCATGGAGCTGTCCGCCGCGTCGCTCTCGGCGGTGGCGTACTACGCGGACGGCAACGCGAGCGTACGGCTGTTCAACGAGACGTCCCACCTGCGTCCCTGA
- a CDS encoding zinc ribbon domain-containing protein: MNAAPADQIRLLDVQALDVRLQQLAHKRRSLPEHAEIESLTKDLTQLRDLLVAAQTEESDCSREQTKAEQDVDQVRQRAARDQQRLDSGAITSPKDLESLQHEIVSLAKRQGDLEEIVLEVMERRESAQERVGELTERVGSVQAKIDAATARRDAAFTEVDAEAASVTKERQVVAGSVPADLLKLYEKLREQGGGVGAAKLYARTCQGCRQELAITELSEIRKAAPDTVVRCENCHRILVRTSESGL, from the coding sequence CTGAACGCCGCGCCCGCCGACCAGATCCGTCTTCTCGACGTCCAGGCCCTCGACGTCCGCCTGCAGCAGCTCGCCCACAAGCGGAGGTCCCTGCCCGAGCACGCCGAGATCGAGTCGCTGACCAAGGACCTCACGCAGCTGCGCGACCTGCTGGTGGCCGCGCAGACCGAGGAGAGCGACTGCTCCCGCGAGCAGACCAAGGCCGAGCAGGACGTGGACCAGGTGCGCCAGCGCGCCGCCCGCGACCAGCAGCGCCTGGACTCCGGCGCCATCACCTCCCCGAAGGACCTGGAGAGCCTCCAGCACGAGATCGTCTCCCTCGCCAAGCGTCAGGGCGATCTCGAGGAGATCGTCCTGGAGGTCATGGAGCGCCGCGAGTCCGCGCAGGAGCGCGTGGGCGAGCTGACCGAGCGGGTCGGCTCCGTCCAGGCGAAGATCGACGCCGCGACCGCCCGCCGGGACGCCGCGTTCACCGAGGTCGACGCCGAGGCCGCCTCCGTCACCAAGGAGCGCCAGGTCGTCGCCGGCTCCGTCCCCGCGGACCTGCTCAAGCTGTACGAGAAGCTGCGCGAGCAGGGCGGCGGCGTCGGCGCGGCCAAGCTGTACGCCCGCACCTGCCAGGGCTGCCGCCAGGAGCTGGCGATCACCGAGCTGAGCGAGATCCGCAAGGCGGCGCCGGACACCGTGGTGCGCTGCGAGAACTGCCACCGCATCCTGGTGCGCACCTCCGAGTCGGGCCTGTAG